Within Citromicrobium bathyomarinum, the genomic segment GCTCCACTTCGTCGAACAGCGCAGCGGCCAGCTGAGGATTGCCGCGGTCCAGCCGCTGCTTGGCGGTCGCGTAAAGCGTTTCCACGTCGCGCGCGACATAGGCGGTATCACCCGGGCCGCCGCTGCCGCTGCCGGCACAACCGGACACGAGAGTGGCAATGGTACCGAGGGCGAGCGCGGCGGCGATGGTCTTGGCGTTGGCTGTCATGGTCGCGCGGTATAGCGACCACCGCCATGAACGCCAAGTGAAAGGCTGGGCCAGTCTTGCTCAGCTCGCAGGGCGTTCCCCGTGACCAGACAATTCGCCACCCTCGGGCGCATCCCACAGCAGATGGCGTCCCTCCAGCGCGACGAGGTTCTTGTCCCGGATCACTTCGCCCTTGGTCTTGTAGCCAAGCAGCTGTTCGGCATCGAGATGCGGGTTCACCGCCAGCACGCGCAGTTCTTCAGAGGTGAAGTCGGACAGGCCGCGGGCCCGCTCCTGCCCCTGCTGGTCGTAGATGTGGAGCACGTCGCCACGGCTGAAATCGCCCTCGATCGAGAGAATGTCCTCGCGCCGGATCGCGCGGTTTCCGTCTGCGATCTCATCCGCCAGCTCGTCCGAAATGCCGATGCTGCCCGCCATCTGAAGCCGGTTGGCGATCCACCGCTCCCACCCCGTAGTCGGCGTGTCGTGGGCGATGAACTTGGTGGCGCGACGCTCCCCGTCGAGCACGGAGCTGAGCGGATTATCGTGTTCGCCATGCGCGATATAGGTGGTGACGCCTGCTTCCTGCGCGATGTTGGCGGCCATCAGCTTGGTCGTCATCCCGCCGGTACCCAGCGTGCTCTTGCCCTTGGTCGCCTCCATGAAGGGCGCGACATCGGTGACTTCCGAGATGAACTCGGCACCTTCCTCGTCCGGGTGGCGATCGTACAGACCGTCGACCTCGGTCAGGATGATGAAGTTCTTCGCATCGACCATCTGCGCGACCTTGGCCGCCAGCCGGTCGTTGTCGCCGACACGGATTTCCTCGGTGGTGATCGAATCGTTTTCGTTGATGATCGGCATCACCCCGGCTTCCAGCAGGCGGAACACCGTGTTGCGGGTGTTTAGGAAGCGGCGGTGATCCTCGAAATCGCCCAGCGTCAGCAGCACCTGCGCGATTTCGAAATCGAATTCGTGCCCGATCTGCTTGTACGCATTGGTCAGGATCGGCATCCCGCATGCAGCGGCGGCCTGCTTGTCGCTGACCCCGGCCGTCTCGGGCCGCTCACCCACTATCTTGAGCCCCAGCGCGACTGCGCCCGAGCTGCACAGGATGACATTGGTGCCACGTTCGCGCAGCTTGGCAACGTCTTCCAGCATCCGCTGGATGAACCCGAAACGCGGCGTCAGACGTTCGGTGTTCGCAACCAGGGTGGAACCGATCTTGACGACAACGGTGTTCGATTGCGGCATGTTTGATCCATCTTGGCGGCCAAAAGAGTGGCGCGGACATAGGCAAGGGTGTTGCATCGCACAACCCACTGGAAAAAATTGCACGACTGTGTTATAAAAGAATAAACACATTGAAAAGGCACGATCGAGCGCCCTAAAGCACGCGCGCTCCGATCGCCTCGGAAAACAGATGGAGAGATATTATCTTTCAAGACATACTTTTGATCGGCTGCGGAAAAATGGGCGGAGCGCTGCTCGAATACTGGAAGCGGGGTAGCGAAAGCTTCACCATCGTCGACCCGTTTCTGGATAAAGCGCCAGAGGGTGTTACGCTCGTCAAGGAGCGCAGCGAACTGGGCGACAAGCGCTTCGACGTGATCATCGTCGCGATCAAGCCGCAGATGATCGACGACATCCTGCCCGACTATGCGCCGGTGCTGTCGGATAACGGCTACGTCATCTCGATGGCCGCAGGCGCAGGGATCGCGCGCATTTCCAAGGTTATGGCCAAGGGAGAACAGCCCGCTCCGGTCATCCGCATCATGCCCAACCTGCCCGCCTTCGTGGGCAAGGCGACCAATGGCCTGGTTGCAGGCCCTGGCGTCACCGAAGACCAGCGCAAGCACGCGCATGCGATGATGGAGCGGACCGGCACCGTCGTCGAAGTCGACGACGAGGACCAGCTCGACCGCGTCACCGCAGTCGCAGGTTCCGGCCCCGGCTACGTCTTCGAACTCGCCCGCGCCTATGTCGCGGCGGCCGAAGGCATCGGCTTCTCCCACGAACAGGCCCGCGCACTGGTGCTCGGCACGCTCGAAGGCACGATCGCGATGGCGATCGACCAGGACGGCCAGACGCTGGAGGAGTTGCGCAATTCGGTCACCAGCAAGGGCGGCACCACCGCTGCCGGGCTCGATGCGCTGAACGGCGACGGCGCGGTATCGCGCAAGTTCGAACAGACGCTGGAGGCGGCCTACAAACGCGCCGTCGAGCTGAGGTAGCGCCCGTTCGGAACCCGGGGCACACCTTGCCCGTCTAATAAGCAGAGCTTCAAAAATAACAGATCCGAAGAGGACCACCATGAACGACCAGACACTCGATCCGGCGATCCACATCCACGAACTCGGCAGCAACGCGCGCGCCGCGGCCAAGGGCCTGCTGACCGCGAGCACCGAGGCCAAGAACACCGCCCTCACCGCAGCGGCCAAGGCGCTGCGCGACCATCAGGACGAGCTGCTCGAAGCCAATGCGAAGGATGTCGAGAGCGTTGCGGGCAAGAAGCCCGAGAGTTTCGTCGACCGGCTCAAGCTCACGCCCGACCGGATCGAAGGCATGGCCAGCGCGCTCGAACAGATTGCCGAACTGCCCGACCCCGTGGGTCGCCAGCTTGCCGAAATCGACCGGCCCAATGGCCTCAAGATCGAACGCGTCGCCGTGCCCATCGGCGTGATCGGCATGATCTACGAATCGCGCCCCAATGTCGGCGCGGACGCCTCGGCGCTGTGCCTCAAGAGCGGCAATGCGGTGATCCTGCGCGGCGGTTCCGAGAGCCGCAATTCGACGCGGGTCATTGTGCGCTGCATGCAGGAAGGCCTGAAAGCCGCCGGCCTGCCCGAAAATGCGGTGCAGACCGTTGGCACGACCGACCGCGCCGCGGTGGCCGAGCTGCTCAAGGCGGACCAGTTCGTGGATCTCGTGATCCCGCGTGGCGGGCGTGGCCTTGTCGAGCTGGTGCGTGACCAGGCCTCCGTGCCCACGCTCCTCCACCTCGATGGCAACTGCCACACCTATGTCCATGAAAAGGCAGACCTCGACAAGGCAGCCGAAGTCATCCGCAACGCCAAGCTGCGCCGCACCGGCGTCTGCGGTGCGACCGAAAGCATCGTGGTCGACAAGGCGGTCGCCGAGCAGGCGATCCCCAAGATCGCGGCGATCTTCGGCGACGACTGCGAGCTTCGCGGCGACGAGACCGCCGTTTCCATCGCGCCGAGCATCAAGCCCGCGACGGACGAAGACTGGGGCACCGAATATCTCGACCCCATCGCAAGCGTGAAGGTGGTCGATGGCCTCGACGAGGCGATCGACTGGGTCGACACCTATTCGAGCCACCATACCGACGCGATCATCACCGAGGATGACGATGCGGCGCGCAAGTTCATGACCAGCATCGATTCCGCGATCCTGATGCACAACGCTTCCACCCAGTTTGCCGACGGCGGCGAGTTCGGGATGGGCGCCGAAATCGGCATCGCGACCGGCAAGATGCACGCACGCGGTCCGGTCGGCCTCGAACAGCTGACCAGCTTCAAGTACCTCGTCCACGGCAACGGCCAGACGCGGCCGTAAGCCGCGCGACCTACGCGAAAAGTGCCGCCGATGCCTCCCGGGGCCTCGGCGGCTTTTTCGTGGGCGTCAGATATTGGTGCTGCACGGGATCAGGCTCGGCAGCAGGAAGGTATAAGGCCGCATCCGTTCGGAATTGCGCGCGACGATCTGCTCTTCCACGTCCTGTAGTGCCGCACGGAAGCGCGACAGCGGGCCGCCCTTCCCCGTGATCTGCGGATCCTGAAACCACTGCGGATAGGGAAAGTCGGGCGAGAGATAAGTGCCCAGCGGACGGTAGTAGAGCGAGCCCAGCAGGAAGAGCACTTTGAGCTGCTGCAACGCCAGAACCTCGGGCGGCATCATCGCCAGCCAGCCCGTCTTGGTTCCGCCCTTCTGCGTGTCGGGGGCCGGTTGCCAGAACGCGCCCGTCACTGCCGGTGCATATTCCATGATCGCCTTTTGCGGGAAGTTGACCGAGGCATGCTGCGCGCTGGCGGTGAAGATCGTCATCGTGCAGATATCGACCAGCTCCTGAATGGTGCTCGGCGCGGAGAAGCCCTTCAGCTTGCCGCTGTCGGCAATGGCCGCCGCCCATGCCTGCAACTCGGTATCGCCGGTCACATCCTTGTCCGATGAATAGTAGGTGCGCACGTAAGCCTTCGCCCAGCTCTCGATCGCGTTCCACACCAGCAGGCCGTCGTCGCGATAGGGATAGTCGCCCAGCGCGGAATCCGCGCCGACGCCGCGCGCGACGATATCCTGCGGCAACATCCCCTTGGCGAAATCGAAGCTCAGCCGCGCCTGCACGGCGGCCTGCTGGCTGGTCTCGATCGTGCCTGCGAAGATGTGGTCGATCGGGCCACCGGCAACGATCAGGCTGTTCGCGGCGGCATCATTGATGAACAGCGTGCCTTCGAAATGGCGCACCAGCAGTGCGTTGATCGGGTGGACATCGGGAAGCTGGCGATGGGTTGCGATGGCTATCGCCTCGATCACCAGATGGGTGCGCGCGAGATGGGCGAACAGCTCGTGGTAATTGCCGTCCGCCACCTGCACGACCAGCTTGGCCATTTCCCAGCCCCACTGCTTTTCCGCGCTCATGCTCGGCGTCATCACCGGGCTCGCCGCGTTAGAGGGATCGCAATTGATCGCGACCGGGACCAAGCTTTGCCCACCCGGCGGCACCGCGAACAGGGCGACGGGGCAGGTCAGGTATTTGGCCGACCCATCCCACTCGCCCGGCTCGATGATCGAGAGCGGCGAATAGTCGCACTGGAACAGGCGCCCCTCCTCCAGCGCGGCATCCAGCGTGTCGCCGGGCACGACCGCCGCATATTGCCTGGCCGTCACCGCGCATTTCTTCGGCACCTTCGTCACTGCCTCGATCAGCATGCAGTTCGGCCCCGCAACGCGCAGGTTGGCGAATTCGAGATCGTCCTGGAATGTGTAGGCGATCGCAGGGGTGGAAATCGTCTTGAAGTTATCGAGATAGGTCTGGAGCGAACGGGGGCGTTCCTTCCCCAGCGCCGCCTTGGTCGCGCCGCGCAGTTCGATGACGCCCTTCAGCTTGGTCGCGTGGTTCTTCAGGTCCGCAATGGCGACTTCGGCGTCGAACATGTGAACGCAGTCGGTCGCCAGAGCGACGATGCCCTTGCCCCCCGTGACATCGCCCGCGATCTTCGCCTCCAGCGCGGCGACATCCTTCTCGATCGCGGCGACCACCACCCGGTCCGCCGCGACCAGCGCGGGGTCGAGCGCGGAGAGGCCCTGTTCGATCAGCGATTGCTCCACCTCGATCTGGTTGATCGCCACCTCGATCAGGATCTTCACCAGCTTCAGCCACCATTCGAGCGTCGGCATCTCTGCCGTGGGCAGCGTCTTCACCACCGGCACGCCTTCGAGCGACGGAACCGCGTCGGTCCACTCGTAGGTCGCCTGACTGGCGGCGAGCTGCGCCTCCCGGGCCTTGCGCTGCGCGGGCGTAACGTTCTGGGGAAGCGTGGGATCAGCCGGTGCCTGGTGAGCCATTGTATTTCCGTCCATTTCCGTCGATTTCAGTTGAGACCGCAGAAATGCTACGTCACAATGGTTAATAGGGGGATTACGGCGGACGGGCCGGGCACCCCGCTTAATTTTTGTTTAGACGTTTGCGGGTTATCTGGGGGCCATGGACGGGGTGAAAACGATACTGCGCAATGCCGCGATTCCGGACCTTCCGCAGGAGGTTCGGACCGATTTCGTCGTGGCCAGCGCGACCACTGTCCAGAAGCAGGGGCGCTGGCTGTTCGTCGGGCTGCTGCTGACCTGCCCCTTCGCCGCGCTCGCCACGCCCGAGGCTGCCGGCTGGTTCGTGCGCTGGGGCCTGCCCAGCCTGATGGCGCTCTATTGCCTGATGGGCCTGAACGACCTGTTCAAAGACAACCAGTTCGCGCAGAAGCCCTGGCGGGCCGAGCGGTTCATGGTCCAGAGCTGGGCGTCCTCGCTCATCGGCGCGCTGATCTCCACCACCTGGGCGGTCGCCTGCTGGTCCGCGGCGGACCCGGGCGTGCGACTGCATTTCCCCGTGATCCTGGTGATGGGTGCGCTCGCCACGGCGTATTGCATGGCAAGCATTCGCGCAGCGGCGCTGACCCATCTGGTGATCGACATCGGCGCGATCGCAACGCTGATGCTGCTGACCGGATCGACCCTCGACATCGCGACCGCGGTGAGCCTGTGCGTCGCCGGGGTGTTCCAGTGGCGCATGATCAACGCGCACCACAATCAGGTGATCGAGTTGCTGATGCTCGAACGCAAGAGCCAGCAGCTTGCCCTGACCGATCCGCTGACCGGGCTTCTCAACCGCCGCGCCTTGCTCGACTTCGCCGAGGGTCTGGGCGAGCAGAGCGGGCAGTCGCGATTGCTGCTGATCGACATCGACTGCTTCAAGGTCATCAACGACACGCATGGCCACGATGTTGGCGATACCGTGCTGCAGGAAGTCGCGCGCCTGATCCAGGCGCATGCGGGCGACGGGGTCAGCGCGGCGCGGCTGGGGGGCGAGGAATTCGCCCTGCTCGGCACGAGCGAGGCGCTGCCGCCGGGCAAGGCGATGCAGCTGCTCGCCGAAATCCGCGAGGCGGAAATGCCGCATGGTGGGCAGTGCACGATCAGCATCGGCGTGGCCGAGGGTGCCCTGAGCGACGATTCCACCTGGCGCGAACTCTACCACCGCGCGGACAAGGCGCTCTACGCGGCCAAGAGCCAGGGCCGCGACAGGACCGTGCACGAGCACGAGCTGGAAACCCTCACCGTGCCGCCGGTCGAATGCGCCGTCTCGCCGGATGGCGTGCCGGAGCGCAAGGTTGCCTAGGCTCTACCCGGCAAGCACCTTCCTGCCGGGCACGCGCAAACGCGCATGCAGGCTTCCTGACACACCTGACACACAGTCCTAGGGGTCAAAAACAGTCCCTGCCCATGCGCCACGAAGATGGCCGGTTAGTTGCGCGCGATCGTCCAACGGGCAGGCGCGCGCGAAACACGCAGATCGACGATTTGAAAGAGCGGCTGGCAGCCTAGGGTCAGGCAGCCGTGTAGGACAGCGCTGCGTGCGAAGGGGGGGGCCCGCACCTTCCTCGATTGAAATACCCCGTGGGGGTATATATAGCTTTCGCTTCAGGCTCACTCTTTCGCAGGCCCACCAATGGCATCCCTTTCCCGCCGCCACCTCATCCGCAGCACCGTCGCGCTCGCCGCCGCGAGCACCCTGCCCATGCCCGCCTGGGCACGTGGTGCCTCGCTGAGCCGCGCGCAGAACGGCTTCGGAGAGCTTTCGGGCGAGGATATCGAGCTTGCCATCGGCGATCATCACTTCATGACCGGTGGTCGCTCGGGCCACGCGGTCGCGGTCAATGGCAGCGTGCCGGGGCCGCTGATCCGCCTGCGCGAAGGCCAGAACGTGCGCCTTCACGTGACCAACAATCTGGCCGAGGACAGCTCGATCCACTGGCACGGCCTGCTGGTGCCGTTTCAGTTCGACGGCGTGCCCGGCGTCAGCTTCCCCGGTATCCGCCCGGGCGAGCGGTTCACCTACGATTTCCCGATCCGGCAGAGCGGCACCTACTGGTGGCACTCGCACTCGGGCCTGCAGGAGCAGGCAGGGCACTACGGCCCGATCGTGGTCGAAAGCGCCGATCCCGATCCGCGCTACGACCGCGACTACGTCGTGCTGCTGAGCGAGTTCACCCCGATCCATCCGCACGAGATCATGCGCAAGCTCAAGGTGGGCGAGCACTACTTCAACTATCAGATGCAGACCGCGACCGAGGGCGAGATGTCCGGCGCAATGCGCCGCATGTGGGGCCAGATGCGGATGAACCCGCGCGACATCTCTGACGTGACGGGCAGCACCTACACCTTCCTCATCAACGGCCACGGCCCGGCGGACGACCTGCAATTCGCGTTCCGCGCGGGCGAGCGCGTGCGTCTGCGGATCATCAACGGATCGGCGATGACGTTCTTCAACGTGCGCATCCCGGGCGTGCCCATGACGGTGATCGCCGCCGACGGGCAGGACGTCGCCGAGGTCGAGGTGGACGAATTCCAGATCGGCGTCGCGGAAACCTACGACGTGATCGTCAGCCCGCCCGACGGCAGCCACGCGATCGTGGCCGAGGCAATGGACCGCAGCGGCATGGGCGTCGCCAGCCTGACCAGCCACGCGGGGCACAGGGCCACGCCGCCCGCGCTGCGTGAGCCGGTAACGCTGACCATGGCCGACATGGGCATGATGGACCACGGCGGCATGGCCGGGATGGAGGGCATGGACCACTCGATGCGCGATACCTCCACCCTGCCCGCCGATGTGAAGGTCGGCCCCGGGCTCGACATGGTCTCGCCCATGCCGATGGACCGCATGGACTTCCCCGGCCTCGGCCTCGACACGGTCAAGCACCGGGTGCTGCGCTACACCGACCTCAAGGCGAAGCGGATGAACCCGCATCGCGAGGTGGACCGGGAGATGCAGATCCATCTCACCGGCAACATGGAACGCTACATGTGGAGCTTCGATGGCAAGAAGTTCACCGCCGTCACCGACGATCCGATCCGCTTCGGGTTCGACGAACGCGTGCGCGTGACGCTGGTCAACGACACGATGATGGCGCACCCGATCCACCTGCACGGCCATTTCTTCGAACTGGTCAACGGCGCGGACCATATGCACCAGCCGCTGAAGCATACGGTGATCGTCCAGCCGGGCGGCACCGCGACCTTCGACCTGACCGCCAACGAGCCGGGCGACTGGGCCTTCCACTGCCACCTGCTCTACCACATGCATGCAGGCATGATGCAGGTGGTGACCGTGCGACCCTTCCCCGCAGGAGACGGCGCATGATCCGCGCGATGCTTCTCGCCGGGGCCGTGCTGCTGCCCACCCCGCTCGCCGCGCAGGACCATTCGGGCCATGGCAGCAAGAGCGAACCCGCGCCGGAGATGGATCACTGCGCGATGGGCCATCTGCCGCCCGAACAGTGCGGCAAGCAGGAAGAGCGCGAACCGGCCCCGGCGATGGACGATGGCATGGAGGGCATGGACCATGGCTCTCACGGAGCGATGACCGACACATCCGCGCCGGGAGCCGCGCCGGAAGACGCCATCCCCGCGCGTGCGCTGGAGGGGCCGCGCCATGCCGCCGATGCGATCTGGGGCCGCGAGGCAATGGCGCCCGCGCGCGAGGAACTGGCCCGTGGCAATGGGGGCATGACCACCGGCATGGTGCTGGTCGAGCGGCTCGAGGCGCGCATTCCCACCGATGGGGGCGAGACCGGTTACCTGTGGGATGCGCAAGCCTGGTACGGCGGCGACCTCAACCGCTTCGTGCTCAAGACCGAGGGCGAAGGCGAATTCGGCGGCGCGGTGGAGGATGCGGAGATCCAGGCGCTCTACAGCCGCGCGATCGGGCCGTTCTTCGATCTGCAGGCGGGTGTGCGGTTCGATCCCGAGCCTGACAGCCGCACGCACCTGGTGCTCGGCGTGGCGGGGCTGGCGCCTTACATGTTCCATGTCGACGGCGCGCTGTTCCTGTCCGACCGGGGCGACCTGACCGCGCGGGTCGAGGCGGAATACGACCAGAAGATCACGCAACGCCTGATCCTGCAGCCCCGGATCGAGGCGGAGTTCGCCGC encodes:
- the proB gene encoding glutamate 5-kinase, translating into MPQSNTVVVKIGSTLVANTERLTPRFGFIQRMLEDVAKLRERGTNVILCSSGAVALGLKIVGERPETAGVSDKQAAAACGMPILTNAYKQIGHEFDFEIAQVLLTLGDFEDHRRFLNTRNTVFRLLEAGVMPIINENDSITTEEIRVGDNDRLAAKVAQMVDAKNFIILTEVDGLYDRHPDEEGAEFISEVTDVAPFMEATKGKSTLGTGGMTTKLMAANIAQEAGVTTYIAHGEHDNPLSSVLDGERRATKFIAHDTPTTGWERWIANRLQMAGSIGISDELADEIADGNRAIRREDILSIEGDFSRGDVLHIYDQQGQERARGLSDFTSEELRVLAVNPHLDAEQLLGYKTKGEVIRDKNLVALEGRHLLWDAPEGGELSGHGERPAS
- a CDS encoding pyrroline-5-carboxylate reductase codes for the protein MIGCGKMGGALLEYWKRGSESFTIVDPFLDKAPEGVTLVKERSELGDKRFDVIIVAIKPQMIDDILPDYAPVLSDNGYVISMAAGAGIARISKVMAKGEQPAPVIRIMPNLPAFVGKATNGLVAGPGVTEDQRKHAHAMMERTGTVVEVDDEDQLDRVTAVAGSGPGYVFELARAYVAAAEGIGFSHEQARALVLGTLEGTIAMAIDQDGQTLEELRNSVTSKGGTTAAGLDALNGDGAVSRKFEQTLEAAYKRAVELR
- a CDS encoding glutamate-5-semialdehyde dehydrogenase, encoding MNDQTLDPAIHIHELGSNARAAAKGLLTASTEAKNTALTAAAKALRDHQDELLEANAKDVESVAGKKPESFVDRLKLTPDRIEGMASALEQIAELPDPVGRQLAEIDRPNGLKIERVAVPIGVIGMIYESRPNVGADASALCLKSGNAVILRGGSESRNSTRVIVRCMQEGLKAAGLPENAVQTVGTTDRAAVAELLKADQFVDLVIPRGGRGLVELVRDQASVPTLLHLDGNCHTYVHEKADLDKAAEVIRNAKLRRTGVCGATESIVVDKAVAEQAIPKIAAIFGDDCELRGDETAVSIAPSIKPATDEDWGTEYLDPIASVKVVDGLDEAIDWVDTYSSHHTDAIITEDDDAARKFMTSIDSAILMHNASTQFADGGEFGMGAEIGIATGKMHARGPVGLEQLTSFKYLVHGNGQTRP
- a CDS encoding lipoxygenase family protein, which produces MAHQAPADPTLPQNVTPAQRKAREAQLAASQATYEWTDAVPSLEGVPVVKTLPTAEMPTLEWWLKLVKILIEVAINQIEVEQSLIEQGLSALDPALVAADRVVVAAIEKDVAALEAKIAGDVTGGKGIVALATDCVHMFDAEVAIADLKNHATKLKGVIELRGATKAALGKERPRSLQTYLDNFKTISTPAIAYTFQDDLEFANLRVAGPNCMLIEAVTKVPKKCAVTARQYAAVVPGDTLDAALEEGRLFQCDYSPLSIIEPGEWDGSAKYLTCPVALFAVPPGGQSLVPVAINCDPSNAASPVMTPSMSAEKQWGWEMAKLVVQVADGNYHELFAHLARTHLVIEAIAIATHRQLPDVHPINALLVRHFEGTLFINDAAANSLIVAGGPIDHIFAGTIETSQQAAVQARLSFDFAKGMLPQDIVARGVGADSALGDYPYRDDGLLVWNAIESWAKAYVRTYYSSDKDVTGDTELQAWAAAIADSGKLKGFSAPSTIQELVDICTMTIFTASAQHASVNFPQKAIMEYAPAVTGAFWQPAPDTQKGGTKTGWLAMMPPEVLALQQLKVLFLLGSLYYRPLGTYLSPDFPYPQWFQDPQITGKGGPLSRFRAALQDVEEQIVARNSERMRPYTFLLPSLIPCSTNI
- a CDS encoding diguanylate cyclase translates to MDGVKTILRNAAIPDLPQEVRTDFVVASATTVQKQGRWLFVGLLLTCPFAALATPEAAGWFVRWGLPSLMALYCLMGLNDLFKDNQFAQKPWRAERFMVQSWASSLIGALISTTWAVACWSAADPGVRLHFPVILVMGALATAYCMASIRAAALTHLVIDIGAIATLMLLTGSTLDIATAVSLCVAGVFQWRMINAHHNQVIELLMLERKSQQLALTDPLTGLLNRRALLDFAEGLGEQSGQSRLLLIDIDCFKVINDTHGHDVGDTVLQEVARLIQAHAGDGVSAARLGGEEFALLGTSEALPPGKAMQLLAEIREAEMPHGGQCTISIGVAEGALSDDSTWRELYHRADKALYAAKSQGRDRTVHEHELETLTVPPVECAVSPDGVPERKVA
- a CDS encoding copper resistance system multicopper oxidase — its product is MASLSRRHLIRSTVALAAASTLPMPAWARGASLSRAQNGFGELSGEDIELAIGDHHFMTGGRSGHAVAVNGSVPGPLIRLREGQNVRLHVTNNLAEDSSIHWHGLLVPFQFDGVPGVSFPGIRPGERFTYDFPIRQSGTYWWHSHSGLQEQAGHYGPIVVESADPDPRYDRDYVVLLSEFTPIHPHEIMRKLKVGEHYFNYQMQTATEGEMSGAMRRMWGQMRMNPRDISDVTGSTYTFLINGHGPADDLQFAFRAGERVRLRIINGSAMTFFNVRIPGVPMTVIAADGQDVAEVEVDEFQIGVAETYDVIVSPPDGSHAIVAEAMDRSGMGVASLTSHAGHRATPPALREPVTLTMADMGMMDHGGMAGMEGMDHSMRDTSTLPADVKVGPGLDMVSPMPMDRMDFPGLGLDTVKHRVLRYTDLKAKRMNPHREVDREMQIHLTGNMERYMWSFDGKKFTAVTDDPIRFGFDERVRVTLVNDTMMAHPIHLHGHFFELVNGADHMHQPLKHTVIVQPGGTATFDLTANEPGDWAFHCHLLYHMHAGMMQVVTVRPFPAGDGA
- a CDS encoding copper resistance protein B, with the translated sequence MIRAMLLAGAVLLPTPLAAQDHSGHGSKSEPAPEMDHCAMGHLPPEQCGKQEEREPAPAMDDGMEGMDHGSHGAMTDTSAPGAAPEDAIPARALEGPRHAADAIWGREAMAPAREELARGNGGMTTGMVLVERLEARIPTDGGETGYLWDAQAWYGGDLNRFVLKTEGEGEFGGAVEDAEIQALYSRAIGPFFDLQAGVRFDPEPDSRTHLVLGVAGLAPYMFHVDGALFLSDRGDLTARVEAEYDQKITQRLILQPRIEAEFAAQYIPEREIGAGVTKVEPGLRLRYEIAREFAPYIGVEYEAKLGETADIARSDGEDPDGFKVLIGVRAWF